Proteins encoded by one window of Salicibibacter halophilus:
- a CDS encoding ABC1 kinase family protein has protein sequence MLSTGLKHANRYRRIVTVLARHGFGYILQEVGLFHVLSLPKRLSTNPKDPNYRLIGERIRNVMEELGPTFIKLGQMISTRQDLFPYYIVDEMQKLQDDVPSFEYSEVKKIVEQELQAPIHEAFASFSEEPLAAASIGQVHKAQLPDGTTVAVKVSRPNIKATIEKDLDILHDLTRLLSQRFYWARHYRLEDVADEFAEAIRNEVDYTLELRNTEKMYVNMRKFDRVSIPNVYPLYSTGKMITMSFIDGVKYKHWRDEQGGNHPKLARELADAFLHQVLMDGFFHSDPHPGNLLLTAEDQACLLDFGQVGRLNRSMRNDFINYVIAMTKGDPEEVARMVYNLADVPEDVDSEEFADEVEHLLDKYYQRPFEEVRIGEAINDIFAASQRFQIRIYKEYTLLAKAVITIESIISDLDPELSIVEIAEPYGKLLARERINPKTWSKYWLKEAKQQRDTLLVLPHSLKTALNKVNDDELSIGIRVPKLNIFLNKLDRISNRISFSLTLLAFSIIMVGLIVGSTFGDSSSFLVQLPVIEISFIISFFMFCLIIFSIFRSGRF, from the coding sequence TTGCTCTCTACCGGTTTAAAACACGCCAATCGTTACCGCAGGATTGTCACCGTATTGGCGAGACACGGCTTCGGTTATATTTTACAGGAAGTCGGCCTTTTCCATGTCTTATCGTTGCCGAAGCGCCTATCCACCAACCCCAAAGACCCCAATTACCGATTAATTGGGGAGCGCATTCGTAATGTGATGGAGGAGCTTGGTCCGACATTTATTAAATTAGGCCAAATGATCAGCACACGCCAGGATTTATTTCCCTATTATATTGTTGATGAAATGCAGAAACTTCAGGATGATGTGCCCTCTTTTGAGTATTCAGAAGTGAAAAAGATTGTTGAACAAGAGTTGCAAGCGCCTATTCATGAAGCATTTGCTTCATTTTCCGAAGAACCGCTCGCGGCTGCTTCCATCGGCCAAGTACATAAGGCTCAACTTCCCGACGGCACCACCGTTGCCGTGAAAGTGTCCCGCCCCAATATTAAAGCAACCATCGAAAAAGACTTGGATATTTTGCATGATCTTACCCGCCTTTTGTCCCAGCGATTTTATTGGGCGCGACATTATCGGCTGGAAGACGTTGCCGACGAATTCGCGGAGGCCATTCGAAATGAAGTGGATTATACGCTAGAACTTCGCAATACCGAAAAAATGTATGTGAATATGCGTAAATTCGATCGCGTCAGCATCCCGAACGTGTATCCGCTCTATTCCACCGGGAAAATGATCACTATGTCATTTATAGACGGCGTAAAGTATAAACATTGGAGGGATGAGCAAGGCGGAAACCACCCCAAATTGGCACGCGAACTCGCAGATGCCTTCTTGCACCAAGTGCTTATGGACGGTTTTTTCCATAGCGATCCCCATCCCGGAAATTTACTGCTTACCGCCGAAGATCAGGCATGCTTACTTGATTTCGGACAAGTCGGCCGACTAAACCGTTCGATGCGGAATGATTTCATTAATTATGTGATTGCTATGACAAAAGGCGACCCTGAGGAAGTTGCACGCATGGTCTACAACTTGGCTGATGTTCCCGAGGATGTGGATTCCGAAGAATTTGCGGATGAAGTGGAACATTTATTGGACAAATATTACCAACGTCCGTTTGAGGAAGTTCGCATCGGGGAAGCCATCAACGATATTTTTGCCGCTTCACAACGCTTTCAAATTCGTATTTACAAAGAATACACATTGCTGGCAAAAGCGGTAATCACCATCGAAAGCATTATTTCCGATCTTGACCCGGAATTAAGCATTGTGGAAATCGCGGAGCCTTACGGGAAGTTGCTTGCCCGGGAACGCATCAACCCGAAAACATGGTCAAAATACTGGCTCAAAGAGGCAAAGCAGCAGCGGGACACCTTGCTCGTACTGCCCCACTCATTAAAAACGGCGTTGAATAAGGTCAATGATGATGAGCTGTCTATCGGGATACGGGTACCGAAACTCAACATCTTTCTGAATAAACTGGACCGTATCAGCAACCGAATTTCATTTAGTTTAACCTTGCTTGCGTTTTCCATCATTATGGTCGGATTAATTGTTGGATCAACGTTTGGCGATTCCTCTTCCTTTCTGGTGCAGCTCCCCGTCATCGAAATCAGCTTTATCATTTCGTTTTTCATGTTCTGCCTCATCATCTTCTCCATTTTTCGTTCCGGCAGATTTTAA
- a CDS encoding BRO1 domain-containing protein → MIHKGETKEEEWSQASKDRVKGMFGDMGVATRDDVEQLETKIQRLEDMLKQRDSDDDANQS, encoded by the coding sequence TTGATTCACAAAGGGGAAACAAAAGAGGAAGAGTGGTCGCAAGCTTCCAAAGACCGTGTCAAAGGGATGTTCGGAGATATGGGCGTTGCCACTCGCGATGATGTTGAGCAGTTGGAAACGAAGATTCAACGTTTGGAAGACATGCTTAAACAGCGCGATTCGGATGATGACGCGAACCAGTCCTAG
- the ilvA gene encoding threonine ammonia-lyase IlvA: MMTRKETTTSPLQIEDIIIAYQTLKDIVKHTPLQKDEVLSDRYDANIYLKREDLQLVRSFKLRGAYYLMKTLSSEQMENGVVCASAGNHAQGVAYACRALKVPGRIFMPTTTPRQKRDQVKQFGKDHIEVVITGDTFDDSYAEAISYQEANDMAFIHPFDNEKTIAGQGTVGMEIMNDIDENIDYLFSSIGGGGLISGVSTYVKSISPSTKIIGVEPGGAPSMKNSLAKNEVVALQEMDKFVDGAAVKQVGNTTYEICRRLLDDIVLAPEGKICTTILELYNQHAIVAEPAGAMPISALDFYKDEIKGKTVVCVVSGGNNDIGRMAEMRERSMVYEGLQHYFIINFPQRAGALREFLNDVLGPDDDITRFDYTKKNNKSIAPALVGIELNDANDYPVLMERMRAEGFIVDEISADDNMFNFVL, translated from the coding sequence ATGATGACACGAAAGGAAACGACCACGAGTCCATTACAGATTGAAGATATCATTATCGCTTACCAAACGTTAAAAGATATCGTAAAACACACTCCGTTGCAAAAAGATGAAGTTTTATCGGATCGCTACGATGCGAATATTTATTTAAAGCGCGAGGATCTGCAGCTTGTTCGCTCATTTAAGTTGCGGGGTGCTTACTATTTAATGAAAACCCTGTCCAGTGAACAAATGGAAAACGGCGTTGTATGCGCGAGCGCCGGCAATCATGCACAGGGAGTGGCATACGCTTGCCGGGCGTTGAAAGTTCCTGGGAGAATTTTCATGCCGACGACGACACCACGCCAAAAGAGAGACCAGGTAAAACAATTCGGCAAAGATCATATTGAAGTCGTCATCACCGGCGATACGTTTGATGACTCTTACGCGGAAGCCATTAGCTACCAAGAAGCAAATGATATGGCATTTATCCATCCCTTTGACAATGAAAAGACGATTGCCGGACAAGGAACGGTCGGAATGGAGATTATGAATGACATTGATGAAAACATCGATTATTTGTTTTCGTCCATCGGCGGGGGAGGACTGATCTCGGGAGTAAGCACATATGTCAAATCGATCAGTCCGAGCACGAAAATTATCGGTGTTGAGCCGGGGGGCGCCCCTTCCATGAAAAATTCCCTCGCGAAGAACGAGGTCGTTGCCTTGCAGGAAATGGACAAATTTGTGGATGGGGCAGCGGTCAAGCAAGTCGGAAATACTACGTACGAAATTTGCCGCCGGCTCCTGGACGATATTGTTCTAGCTCCGGAAGGGAAAATTTGCACGACGATTCTGGAATTGTACAATCAACACGCCATCGTCGCCGAGCCGGCAGGAGCGATGCCGATCTCCGCGTTGGATTTTTACAAGGACGAGATCAAAGGAAAGACGGTTGTTTGCGTTGTGAGCGGGGGAAACAATGATATTGGCCGTATGGCGGAAATGCGGGAACGTTCCATGGTATACGAAGGACTTCAACATTACTTTATTATCAACTTCCCACAACGGGCAGGAGCATTGCGGGAATTTTTGAATGATGTGCTTGGTCCCGATGATGATATCACCCGCTTTGATTACACGAAGAAAAACAACAAGTCGATTGCGCCTGCGCTCGTAGGGATTGAATTAAACGACGCGAATGATTACCCGGTCTTGATGGAACGGATGCGCGCCGAAGGCTTTATCGTTGATGAAATCTCCGCGGACGATAATATGTTTAATTTTGTTCTTTAG